One segment of Glandiceps talaboti chromosome 21, keGlaTala1.1, whole genome shotgun sequence DNA contains the following:
- the LOC144451135 gene encoding myeloid leukemia factor 1-like isoform X2, protein MYGRSMFGGFENDPFFAEFREQQRQMSAVFNDFGFPSLFPPSPFNAISDGTVMGAPHMRRQPVHPTLGGAMVAQPYTMFDNSFLNMNSMMMMNMQPNFQMAPNPHTHTFSQSSVTSFSNNGEVYHASSSTRTAPGGIKETRKAVRDSESGVEKMSIGHHIYERGHVIGKSRNRRTGEEEENQEFHNIEEGDARTFDQEWKEKTSNYHSSSSRQSAIRSRPYDRHDRLAITSGREYKHHHRERSPPGYEEPRKKPRKDYNPSKEESDKEDSSKED, encoded by the exons ATGTACGGCCGAAGTATGTTCGGCGGTTTCGAAAATGACCCATTCTTTGCCGAGTTTAG ggAGCAACAACGTCAGATGAGTGCAGTCTTCAATGACTTTGGTTTTCCTTCCTTGTTTCCTCCAAGCCCCTTCAATGCAATATCTGATGGAACCGTTATGGGAGCACCTCATATGAGAAGGCAACCAGTACATCCCACACTG GGTGGTGCTATGGTAGCACAGCCATACACTATGTTTGATAATTCGTTCCTTAACATGAAtagtatgatgatgatgaacatgCAGCCAAACTTT CAAATGGCTCCCAACCCACATACCCACACATTCAGCCAATCGTCAGTCACCTCATTCTCCAACAATGGTGAAGTTTATCATGCCTCATCTTCTACCAGAACAGCACCTGGAGGG ATCAAAGAAACAAGAAAAGCCGTAAGAGATTCAGAGTCTGGTGTGGAGAAAATGTCAATTGGACATCATATAT ACGAAAGAGGTCATGTGATCGGGAAGTCAAGAAACAGAAGAACAGGAGAGGAAGAGGAAAATCAAGAATTCCATAATATAGAAGAag GTGATGCACGTACATTTGATCAAGAATGGAAGGAGAAAACAAGTAATTACCACAGTAGTAGCAGTAGACAGTCTGCCATCAGAAGTCGACCATATGACAGACATGATAGACTAGCCATCACCAGTGGCAGAGA ATATAAACACCACCATAGAGAAAGAAGCCCTCCCGGATATGAAGAACCAAGAAAAAAACCAAGGAAAGATTATAATCCCAGTAAAGAGGAATCTGACAAAGAAGATTCATCTAAAGAAGATTAA
- the LOC144451375 gene encoding protein dispatched homolog 3-like, which yields MAFLGDTEVRDFTQYRHYDRLDDDFRQDVTFSHSGHRLQVHDHHYQSSDDEPDEGELYRRQVARQQEEREAQEEREHPQPSVEHGHDPFKSSHCHVKKIWYFIGRCFANPVVSLCTLILCILAITLLVWHALAHYEKPIIDISLDAFQIPNHPSSLRQDMVDTAIKDLSSRHKREIEHLDEFTYSNKDRWKKSIKTLHERFTNMEMMYSDHERTERDVVLKYRVPRWKMDIVYLAKGHEHDNVFTPDRLQTIHKIEQKITEHARYKDFCVRNRESVEDEALGAIYHCHPVNSLMTYFFPSEISGRVVYDGMGSNLADINGSLTKAMAHSTFYWYVDENMSKNNLKSKLLRSQVMFGTPTGDGFWPDGRRKTQEEQHTEFLEFLVSYADMLDKSSTKSLTVLYGGNELFDWQVQQTFYHDISMASISGGLIFILVFVLTSFSLWLTITGFISIGMSFGLAFFLYRVTFGYESFGILNGASVFVVIGIGVDDVFVFINTFRQSKHIEKLYERMAFTIRTAGTATLFTSFTTAAAFGANATSQIPAIHDFGLFMALLISSCWVTVVLIMPPALCLWHYAFGPCEQCVFKLCSPKTVPESNQPSQNLYAVLINYQQQPRQPQIQPSVRQGNTLDDGDDSDIPMLDIDDSGVDMSALQSDDDVPLVNLSNSPNLSPVAIDNNTGCGMTTLTSFLQQCLYKKIGLPMIKGRYIIAITYICVLITSIALLSQLKPASKPPELFQENTNLQQLINVAFNYSGDDIQCDRCSGLFLEDPDKLPTGPTQPAVIIPTRSDDDDTPTTKRSIQPVVTTLSPTTATPPHVTCKDLKLLCQFDGRCKEKMDGLNAACDCEHIRQKCKSEKDNPQCTSTGVTFQTKCHVDYQECLDQSNIVITHPGPCHSDTPPPVDPDHGNNPHSVTDRPIIHTPKTHNGGSGGDGKPLPTQASPNTGFNPCGKDGCAPAADRPMINNFGAMVFVVFGISGIDRSNLTGKHVIDEDKGSVIYGKPLDLLDQKVVSQLCTICKNIANYNTPRLVKEGGAQCIPSSYGKEIELFISANSACKDLPTVKLLPHEKSHAMVARDNGGDYNLIKWYAMAFESTTNEGKSSFSAYSDYLEWEKLIDAEMKKLPEDSPLQNAFQTSDFWKVVFMEVLGVSSAIYGLIFSLVVCVVSVAVFTAHVGLLAVVMLTIIGVIFFVVGLFFVFGWEMGAVEALSLSILVGSSVDYCAHLVEGYLLAGAFLPTNLHKNKERRQWRTGAAISHIGVSILSSALTTIIAAIPLCIATIKPFSKFGEIVALNTFISIIYTLTACVSFLSIFGPAKYTWNVKWMVITLVIVTFILGGLVAAAYVAFVLGIPIPGPTGESLFPK from the exons ATGGCATTTCTTGGAGACACGGAAGTTCGTGATTTTACACAGTATAGACATTATGATCGTCTAGACGATGACTTTCGACAAGATGTGACATTTTCACACTCTGGACACAGACTTCAAGTACATGATCATCATTACCAAAGCTCAGATGATGAGCCAGATGAGGGTGAACTATATCGCCGTCAGGTTGCCAGGCAACAAGAAGAACGAGAGGCACAAGAGGAAAGGGAGCATCCACAGCCTTCAGTAGAACATGGACACGATCCTTTTAAATCATCTCATTGTCATGTCAAAAAAATCTGGTATTTCATCGGCAGATGTTTTGCCAATCCTGTTGTGAGCTTGTGTACACTTATTCTATGTATCCTTGCCATTACGTTACTTGTATGGCATGCACTGGCTCATTACGAAAAACCTATAATTGACATATCATTAGATGCCTTTCAAATACCCAATCATCCGAGTTCACTACGACAAGACATGGTAGACACCGCTATCAAAGACCTATCATCACGACACAAAAGAGAAATCGAACACTTGGAcgaatttacatattcaaataaGGACAGATGGAAAAAGTCCATCAAAACCTTGCACGAGAGATTTACAAATATGGAAATGATGTACTCGGATCATGAACGAACAGAACGCGATGTGGTTTTGAAGTACCGCGTTCCGCGATGGAAGATGGACATAGTATACTTAGCTAAGGGACATGAACACGATAACGTTTTCACTCCTGATCGCCTTCAAACAATCCACAAGATTGAACAGAAAATTACTGAACATGCAAGATATAAAGATTTTTGTGTACGGAATAGAGAATCCGTGGAGGACGAAGCACTTGGCGCAATTTATCACTGTCATCCAGTCAACTCACTCATGACTTATTTTTTTCCGTCAGAGATAAGTGGCCGT GTTGTGTATGATGGCATGGGTTCCAATCTCGCTGACATCAATGGTAGTCTAACTAAAGCCATGGCGCATTCTACTTTCTATTGGTATGTTGATGAAAACATGTCCAAAAATAATCTGAAAAGTAAACTTCTACGAAGCCAG GTAATGTTTGGTACACCAACTGGTGATGGATTCTGGCCTGACGGAAGACGAAAGACACAAGAGGAACAACATACAGAGTTCCTTGAGTTCTTAGTCAGCTATGCAGACATGCTTGATAAATCATCAACAAA GTCACTAACAGTTCTGTATGGTGGTAACGAGTTGTTTGACTGGCAAGTACAACAGACATTTTATCACGACATTTCCATGGCATCCATTAGTGGTGGTCTCATATTCATTCTGGTGTTCGTTCTGACATCATTCTCATTATGGCTAACTATCACAGGTTTCATCAGTATAGGAATGAGTTTCGGGCTAGCGTTCTTTTTATATCGTGTCACGTTTGGATACGAGTCCTTCGGGATTCTCAACGGAGCCTCTGTCTTTGTTGTCATTGGAATAG GTGTTGATGATGTGTTTGTATTTATCAACACTTTCCGTCAATCCAAGCATATAGAGAAGTTATATGAAAGGATGGCATTTACTATCAGAACAGCCGGCACTGCTACATTATTTACGTCATTTACAACTGCTGCAGCGTTTGGTGCTAATGCAACATCACag ATTCCAGCAATACATGACTTTGGTTTATTCATGGCCCTTCTTATCTCGTCTTGCTGGGTTACTGTGGTTCTAATAATGCCTCCAGCACTCTGTTTATGGCATTATGCATTTGGGCCATGTGAACAGTGTGT TTTTAAACTGTGTTCTCCAAAGACTGTTCCTGAGTCTAACCAACCATCACAAAATCTGTATGCTGTTCTCATAAATTATCAACAACAACCTAGACAGCCACAAATACAGCCAAGTGTAAGACAAGGGAACACACTGGATGACGGTGATGATAGTGATATACCCATGCTGGATATTGACGACAGTGGAGTTG ATATGAGTGCATTGCAGAGTGACGATGATGTACCACTGGTCAACCTATCCAATTCTCCCAACTTGTCTCCCGTTGCTATCGACAACAATACAGGATGTGGGATGACAACGTTGACATCATTCTTACAGCAATGTCTGTACAAAAAGATAGGACTGCCAATGATTAAGGGCAGATATATTATAGCAA TTACCTACATATGTGTTTTGATCACCTCCATTGCACTGCTGAGTCAGTTGAAACCAGCCTCCAAGCCACCAGAACTGTTCCAGGAAAATACAAACTTACAGCAACTGATTAACGTGGCTTTCAACTATAGTGGTGATGACATCCAGTGTGATCGCTGTTCAGGTTTGTTCCTAGAAGACCCAGATAAATTACCGACTGGTCCAACACAACCAGCTGTCATTATACCCACAAgatctgatgatgatgatacaccAACGACCAAAAGATCTATACAACCAGTTGTCACAACTCTGTCACCTACCACAGCAACACCTCCTC ACGTCACCTGTAAAGATCTCAAGTTACTGTGTCAGTTCGATGGTCGATGTAAAGAGAAAATGGATGGATTGAATGCTGCCTGCGATTGTGAACATATACGACAAAAGTGCAAATCTGAAAAGGATAACCCACAGTGTACTAGCACTGGTGTTACTTTTCAAACCAAATGTCACGTTGATTACCAAGAATGTCTTGACCAAAGTAATATTGTGATCACTCATCCAGGACCATGCCATTCTG ATACCCCACCCCCAGTAGATCCAGATCATGGGAATAATCCTCATAGTGTTACTGACAGACCAATTATACATACCCCGAAAACCCACAATGGTGGAAGTGGTGGTGATGGAAAACCACTCCCAACACAGGCGTCTCCGAATACTGGATTCAATCCATGTGGCAAGGATGGCTGTGCCCCAGCTGCTGATAGACCAATGATCAACAATTTTGGTGCTATGGTGTTTGTTGTCTTTGGAATCAGTGGTATTGATAGAAGTAATCTAACAGGGAAACATGTAATAGATGAAGATAAG ggttctgtcatatatGGAAAACCATTGGATTTACTGGACCAGAAAGTAGTATCACAACTCTGTACAATTTGTAAAAACATAGCAAACTATAACACACCAAGACTGGTGAAAGAAGGAGGTGCACAGTGTATCCCATCAA GTTATGGTAAAGAAATTGAATTGTTCATTTCTGCAAACTCAGCTTGTAAAGATCTCCCAACAGTGAAATTGTTACCGCATGAAAAATCTCATGCAATGGTTGCCAGGGACAACGGAGGTGACTACAATCTCATTAAGTGGTACGCCATGGCATTTGAATCA ACTACGAATGAAGGCAAGTCTTCCTTTTCGGCCTATTCAGATTACTTAGAGTGGGAAAAATTAATCGATGCTGAAATGAAAAAACTTCCAGAGGATTCACCATTACAAAATGCATTTCAAACCAGTGATTTTTGGAAGGTGGTGTTTATGGAGGTACTAGGTGTCAGCAGTGCAATCTACGGCTTGATCTTTTCATTGGTTGTCTGCGTGGTGTCGGTAGCTGTCTTCACAGCTCATGTAGGACTTCTAGCTGTTGTCATGTTAACTATCATAG gtgttattttttttgtggttggtttgttttttgtgtttggTTGGGAAATGGGAGCCGTTGAAGCTCTTTCACTTTCCATTCTGGTGGGGTCATCTGTCGATTATTGTGCCCATTTGGTAGAAGGATACCTATTGGCTGGTGCATTCCTACCTACTAATTTACATAAG AACAAAGAAAGACGTCAATGGCGTACAGGAGCGGCTATCAGTCATATCGGTGTCTCTATTCTCAGCAGTGCGTTAACCACCATCATAGCAGCTATACCACTCTGTATAGCAACTATTAAACCATTCTCTAAATTTGGTGAAATAGTTGCTTTGAATACCTTCATCTCAATTATCTACACACTTACTGCGTGTGTTTCTTTTCTTAGTATATTTGGCCCAGCTAAGTACACTTGGAACGTCAAATGGATGGTGATCACGTTAGTAATAGTTACATTCATACTAGGGGGTCTTGTCGCTGCCGCCTATGTAGCTTTTGTGTTAGGTATACCCATTCCAGGCCCCACAGGTGAATCATTATTTCCGAAGTGA
- the LOC144451135 gene encoding myeloid leukemia factor 1-like isoform X1 — protein MYGRSMFGGFENDPFFAEFREQQRQMSAVFNDFGFPSLFPPSPFNAISDGTVMGAPHMRRQPVHPTLGGAMVAQPYTMFDNSFLNMNSMMMMNMQPNFQQMAPNPHTHTFSQSSVTSFSNNGEVYHASSSTRTAPGGIKETRKAVRDSESGVEKMSIGHHIYERGHVIGKSRNRRTGEEEENQEFHNIEEGDARTFDQEWKEKTSNYHSSSSRQSAIRSRPYDRHDRLAITSGREYKHHHRERSPPGYEEPRKKPRKDYNPSKEESDKEDSSKED, from the exons ATGTACGGCCGAAGTATGTTCGGCGGTTTCGAAAATGACCCATTCTTTGCCGAGTTTAG ggAGCAACAACGTCAGATGAGTGCAGTCTTCAATGACTTTGGTTTTCCTTCCTTGTTTCCTCCAAGCCCCTTCAATGCAATATCTGATGGAACCGTTATGGGAGCACCTCATATGAGAAGGCAACCAGTACATCCCACACTG GGTGGTGCTATGGTAGCACAGCCATACACTATGTTTGATAATTCGTTCCTTAACATGAAtagtatgatgatgatgaacatgCAGCCAAACTTT CAGCAAATGGCTCCCAACCCACATACCCACACATTCAGCCAATCGTCAGTCACCTCATTCTCCAACAATGGTGAAGTTTATCATGCCTCATCTTCTACCAGAACAGCACCTGGAGGG ATCAAAGAAACAAGAAAAGCCGTAAGAGATTCAGAGTCTGGTGTGGAGAAAATGTCAATTGGACATCATATAT ACGAAAGAGGTCATGTGATCGGGAAGTCAAGAAACAGAAGAACAGGAGAGGAAGAGGAAAATCAAGAATTCCATAATATAGAAGAag GTGATGCACGTACATTTGATCAAGAATGGAAGGAGAAAACAAGTAATTACCACAGTAGTAGCAGTAGACAGTCTGCCATCAGAAGTCGACCATATGACAGACATGATAGACTAGCCATCACCAGTGGCAGAGA ATATAAACACCACCATAGAGAAAGAAGCCCTCCCGGATATGAAGAACCAAGAAAAAAACCAAGGAAAGATTATAATCCCAGTAAAGAGGAATCTGACAAAGAAGATTCATCTAAAGAAGATTAA